The Bradyrhizobium sp. WBAH42 genome includes a window with the following:
- a CDS encoding ABC transporter permease produces the protein MSKKDLSLLVLILVVGTVVALINPRFLFVGNLSNTANQIGLFGIFSIAEAFIIIIGGIELSVGSVIALLGVLFIDLIVNHDVNWVVALAMIVAAGLVIGLVHGTLATRMRIQPFVVTLCGLLIYRGAARYYTEDATAGFGFGASFPMLEWLAAGRTNVLGFPLPHSVVALAVVAVIAWVVLHRSVFGRYLFAVGKNEEAARYSGIRTSRVIVSAYVICGGLTAFSAILIAMYTRSISPAVHGSFYELYAIAAAVLGGCSLRGGEGSIIGVVLGTVLLQVLQNLVNLLGIPSSLNFAVMGTVILIGVLGDQYLVHRRQRVGVAKGREQASVAAAPLERVKVE, from the coding sequence TTGAGCAAGAAAGACCTGAGCCTTCTCGTTCTGATTCTGGTGGTCGGGACCGTCGTCGCCCTGATCAATCCGAGATTCCTGTTCGTGGGCAATCTCTCCAACACCGCCAACCAGATCGGGCTGTTCGGCATCTTCTCCATCGCGGAAGCCTTCATCATCATCATCGGCGGGATCGAGCTGTCGGTCGGTTCGGTGATCGCACTGCTGGGCGTCCTGTTCATCGACCTCATCGTCAACCACGACGTCAACTGGGTGGTAGCCCTCGCGATGATCGTCGCGGCCGGGCTCGTGATCGGCCTCGTCCATGGCACGCTGGCGACCCGGATGCGGATCCAGCCTTTCGTGGTAACCCTGTGCGGCCTCCTGATCTATCGCGGCGCGGCGCGCTATTACACCGAGGACGCGACGGCGGGCTTCGGCTTCGGCGCGAGCTTTCCGATGCTGGAATGGCTCGCCGCGGGCCGCACCAACGTGCTCGGATTCCCGCTGCCGCACAGCGTGGTGGCGCTCGCCGTGGTGGCGGTGATCGCCTGGGTGGTGCTTCACCGCTCGGTGTTCGGCCGCTATCTCTTTGCCGTCGGCAAGAACGAGGAAGCGGCACGCTATTCCGGCATTCGCACCAGCCGCGTGATCGTCTCGGCCTATGTCATCTGTGGCGGGCTGACAGCGTTTTCGGCAATCCTGATCGCGATGTATACCCGTTCGATTTCCCCCGCCGTGCACGGCTCGTTCTACGAGCTCTACGCCATCGCCGCCGCCGTGCTCGGCGGCTGCTCCTTGCGCGGCGGCGAAGGCTCGATCATCGGTGTCGTGCTCGGCACCGTGCTGCTCCAGGTGCTGCAGAATCTGGTCAACCTGCTGGGCATTCCGAGCTCGCTCAATTTCGCGGTGATGGGAACGGTCATCCTGATCGGCGTGCTCGGAGATCAGTATCTCGTGCACCGACGCCAACGCGTGGGAGTGGCCAAAGGCCGGGAGCAGGCGAGCGTCGCTGCGGCGCCGCTCGAGCGAGTGAAGGTGGAGTGA
- a CDS encoding TonB-dependent receptor, translating to MGKVDSFKRALLMASVSTGLASGLVFASPAGAAPDEETNVQNLPPVEVSAPPPATRRAAPSRPVARVGAPASAAPRTRIYVYPTSPGIGRGLDVDKVPSAINAVDANQIRRTGSLNVTDALRDNIAGVNISEVTGNPFQPDVEFRGFVASPVTGTPQGLAVYQNGVRINEAFSDAVNWDLIPTAAIRSVTLVTNNPAFGLNALGGAINLQMKDGFTYQGAELDLMGGSFGRVQGSAQWGKQVDQNYAVYAALEGLRDNGFRNFSQSTVRRFYGDVGYKAGDSEFHANMGVAKNDFGASATVPAELLDKYWGATYTTPQTTSNRVGYLNLTGKVEATPTWTFEGTAHVRRYEQKVVDGNPTDVQECGADPALLCFGDDTTAANGAGGAQLANPFAPGTILGEIDRGSIRSTTLGVSGQATNTDQLFGHDNRFVIGATYDASVTRYNATAEIGSIGENYVVSGSGVFLGPTPTANPVAGPVSLRTVNQYNGLYAMDTFNVTDAFAITGGGRFNVARISLEDQLGTALNGDHTYTRFNPIIGGTYKITPELTAYAGYSEANRVPTPLELGCADPARPCLLAAFLVADPPLKQVVSKTVEAGFRGTKELNIGTLGWKVGGFRATNYDDIVAVPVVGRTGFGYFSNVGRTRRQGFEAEVSIKSPTLQVQASYAFVDARFLDPLELGSESPFRDPATDTVQVRPGNQIPAIPRHRVKVGVDYAVTDVWKVGGNALFVSSQYLVGDESNQFAKLPSYTVFNLNTSYQVTKNIQLYGRVDNIFDKRYATYGQFFDTGALPNFTNGGNAFTDPRSLSPARPRAFYAGMRVTF from the coding sequence ATGGGCAAGGTTGATTCGTTCAAGCGTGCTTTGTTGATGGCCTCGGTGTCGACCGGGCTGGCGTCGGGCTTGGTGTTTGCGAGCCCCGCCGGGGCCGCGCCGGACGAGGAGACCAACGTCCAGAACCTGCCGCCGGTCGAGGTCTCCGCGCCACCTCCTGCAACGCGGCGCGCGGCGCCGTCGCGACCGGTTGCGCGCGTGGGGGCGCCGGCATCCGCCGCGCCGAGGACACGCATCTACGTCTATCCGACCTCGCCGGGCATCGGCCGCGGTCTCGACGTCGACAAGGTCCCGTCGGCGATCAATGCCGTCGATGCCAACCAGATCAGGCGCACGGGTTCGCTGAACGTCACGGACGCGCTGCGCGACAACATCGCCGGCGTCAACATCAGCGAAGTCACCGGCAATCCGTTCCAGCCGGATGTCGAATTCCGCGGCTTTGTCGCGTCGCCCGTGACCGGCACGCCGCAGGGCCTTGCGGTGTATCAGAACGGCGTCCGTATCAACGAGGCATTCTCGGATGCCGTCAACTGGGACCTGATCCCCACCGCCGCGATCAGGTCGGTGACGCTGGTGACCAACAACCCGGCCTTCGGCCTCAATGCGCTCGGTGGCGCGATCAACCTGCAAATGAAGGACGGCTTCACCTATCAGGGCGCCGAGCTCGATCTCATGGGCGGCTCGTTCGGCCGCGTCCAGGGCTCGGCGCAATGGGGCAAGCAGGTCGATCAGAACTACGCCGTCTATGCCGCGCTCGAAGGACTGCGCGACAACGGCTTCCGCAATTTTTCCCAATCGACGGTGCGGCGCTTCTACGGCGATGTCGGTTACAAGGCCGGCGACAGCGAATTCCACGCCAACATGGGCGTCGCCAAGAACGATTTCGGGGCCAGCGCCACCGTTCCGGCCGAGCTGCTCGACAAATATTGGGGTGCGACCTACACCACCCCGCAGACCACCTCCAATCGCGTCGGCTATCTCAACCTGACCGGCAAGGTCGAGGCGACGCCGACCTGGACGTTCGAAGGCACCGCTCACGTGCGCAGGTACGAGCAGAAGGTGGTCGACGGCAACCCGACCGACGTGCAGGAGTGCGGTGCGGATCCGGCGCTGCTGTGCTTCGGCGATGACACCACCGCGGCGAACGGCGCGGGTGGCGCGCAACTCGCCAATCCCTTCGCGCCGGGAACCATCCTCGGCGAGATCGACCGGGGCTCGATCCGTTCGACCACCCTCGGCGTGTCGGGGCAGGCGACCAACACCGATCAGCTGTTCGGGCACGACAACCGCTTCGTGATCGGCGCCACCTACGATGCCAGTGTCACGCGCTACAACGCCACCGCCGAGATCGGCTCGATCGGAGAGAACTACGTCGTCAGCGGCAGCGGCGTCTTCCTGGGCCCGACTCCCACGGCAAACCCGGTCGCCGGCCCCGTCTCGCTGCGGACCGTCAACCAGTACAACGGCCTCTATGCGATGGACACGTTCAACGTCACGGATGCTTTCGCCATCACGGGCGGCGGTCGCTTCAACGTGGCGCGGATCTCGCTGGAGGACCAGCTCGGCACCGCGCTCAACGGCGATCACACCTACACCCGCTTCAACCCGATCATCGGCGGCACCTACAAGATCACGCCCGAGCTGACTGCCTATGCCGGCTATTCCGAGGCCAACCGCGTGCCGACGCCGCTCGAGCTCGGCTGCGCCGATCCCGCCAGGCCCTGCCTGCTCGCGGCGTTTCTGGTCGCGGATCCGCCGTTGAAGCAGGTCGTCTCCAAGACCGTGGAAGCCGGTTTTCGCGGCACCAAGGAGCTGAACATCGGCACGCTCGGATGGAAGGTCGGCGGCTTCCGTGCCACCAATTATGACGACATCGTAGCGGTGCCTGTCGTCGGGCGGACCGGCTTCGGCTATTTCTCCAATGTCGGCCGCACCCGGCGGCAGGGGTTCGAAGCCGAAGTCAGCATCAAGTCGCCCACGCTGCAGGTCCAGGCGAGCTATGCGTTCGTCGATGCGCGCTTCCTTGATCCGCTCGAGCTCGGCTCGGAGAGCCCGTTCAGAGACCCTGCCACCGACACCGTCCAGGTCAGGCCCGGCAACCAGATCCCCGCGATCCCGCGCCACCGCGTCAAGGTTGGCGTCGACTACGCCGTGACCGACGTCTGGAAGGTCGGCGGCAACGCGCTGTTCGTCTCCAGCCAATATCTCGTCGGCGACGAGTCGAACCAGTTCGCGAAGCTGCCGTCCTACACGGTGTTCAATCTCAACACCTCCTACCAGGTGACGAAGAACATCCAGCTCTATGGCCGTGTCGACAACATCTTCGACAAGCGCTACGCGACCTACGGACAATTCTTCGATACCGGGGCCTTGCCCAACTTCACCAACGGCGGCAATGCCTTCACCGACCCGCGCTCGCTCAGCCCGGCACGGCCGCGCGCGTTCTACGCGGGGATGCGGGTGACGTTCTAG
- a CDS encoding histidine kinase encodes MWQNLSLRGRINLLLALLLALGLAVNIGRQVAEAGPRVQAEDQSVIRLAREFIEMIVADLNEAPDPDARLNQIARDLSRLRHVSIALHDSGGNPLTAPRLGADGDARGPPAWFVSLVHPEQTAVSVPVAIRGKPGSLVITSHPDDEIAEIWDGIVTQLEVGSVVALALFFLMMKVVGRALAPLQSLAEAMGKLESGHYEARVAPGGAPELAAICTRLNHLAATLGEAVEEKRRLAERAVSLQDIERKEIARELHDEFGPYLFSLRAHASALAKQADGREPSADAVRKHGSAMLEQINALQQFNRRVLERLRPVGLAELGLRQALESLSRLWRESRPDVAIETSISPALGATGETADLTIYRIVQEALTNVFRHAGATSVSVVIEPVEQAGGRGCARVRVSDNGRGMEPGQKLGFGLVGMRERILALGGTLNVVSGDGGVTVEALVPTAAT; translated from the coding sequence ATGTGGCAAAATCTTTCCTTGCGCGGGCGCATCAATCTCTTGCTGGCGTTGCTGCTGGCACTGGGGCTCGCGGTCAATATCGGCCGCCAGGTCGCCGAGGCCGGCCCGCGCGTGCAGGCCGAGGACCAGAGCGTAATCCGCCTCGCGCGCGAATTCATCGAGATGATCGTTGCCGATCTCAACGAGGCGCCCGATCCGGATGCCAGGCTGAACCAGATCGCCCGCGATCTCAGCCGCCTGCGCCATGTCAGCATCGCGCTGCACGATTCCGGTGGGAACCCGCTGACGGCGCCCCGGCTTGGCGCCGATGGCGACGCGCGCGGCCCGCCGGCCTGGTTCGTCAGCCTGGTTCATCCCGAGCAGACCGCGGTCAGCGTGCCGGTCGCGATCCGCGGCAAGCCCGGCTCGCTCGTGATCACCTCGCACCCCGACGACGAGATCGCCGAGATCTGGGACGGCATCGTGACCCAGCTCGAGGTCGGATCGGTGGTCGCGCTCGCGCTGTTTTTCCTGATGATGAAGGTGGTCGGCCGTGCCCTGGCACCGCTGCAGTCGCTGGCGGAGGCCATGGGCAAGCTCGAAAGCGGACATTACGAGGCCCGTGTCGCGCCGGGCGGCGCGCCGGAGCTTGCCGCGATCTGCACCAGGCTCAACCATCTTGCCGCGACACTCGGTGAAGCGGTCGAGGAGAAGCGGCGCCTTGCCGAGCGTGCCGTGTCGCTGCAGGACATCGAGCGCAAGGAGATCGCGCGCGAGCTGCACGACGAGTTCGGGCCCTATCTGTTCTCGCTGCGCGCACATGCGAGCGCGCTGGCGAAGCAGGCGGACGGACGCGAGCCGAGTGCGGATGCCGTGCGAAAACATGGCAGCGCCATGCTGGAGCAGATCAATGCACTTCAGCAGTTCAATCGTCGCGTGCTGGAGCGGCTTCGGCCCGTGGGCCTTGCCGAGCTCGGCCTGCGCCAGGCGCTCGAATCCCTGTCGCGGCTCTGGCGGGAGTCGCGGCCCGACGTCGCGATCGAGACCTCGATCTCGCCGGCGCTGGGCGCAACCGGCGAGACCGCCGATCTCACCATCTACCGCATCGTGCAGGAGGCGCTCACCAATGTGTTCCGCCACGCCGGCGCGACCTCGGTCAGCGTCGTCATCGAGCCGGTCGAGCAGGCCGGCGGCCGCGGCTGTGCCCGGGTGCGGGTCAGCGACAACGGTCGCGGCATGGAGCCGGGCCAGAAGCTCGGCTTCGGCCTCGTCGGCATGCGCGAGCGGATCCTGGCGCTGGGGGGCACGCTCAATGTGGTCTCCGGTGACGGTGGTGTGACCGTGGAAGCGCTGGTGCCGACGGCGGCAACCTGA
- a CDS encoding response regulator transcription factor, producing MRILIVDDHPIVASGCRAVLADEGEIEILEAADAEDGECVFIVERPDLCIIDINLPTVSGFELARRILERAPEARIIMFSMNDDPAFAARAIECGAKGYVSKTGDPDDLVEAIRAVGSGGTYLPTAIARSIAFAGPTLAQNPLSKLNAREMEILRLLSAGKSLSEIAWLVQSSYKTVANTSSIMRQKLGVKTSVELVRLAIDSGVA from the coding sequence ATGCGCATTCTGATCGTCGACGATCATCCCATCGTCGCCTCCGGCTGCCGTGCCGTGCTGGCCGACGAAGGCGAGATCGAGATTCTGGAGGCCGCCGACGCCGAGGACGGCGAGTGCGTCTTCATCGTCGAACGTCCAGACCTCTGCATCATCGACATCAATCTGCCGACCGTCTCCGGATTCGAGCTCGCGCGCCGCATCCTCGAGCGTGCGCCCGAGGCTCGCATCATCATGTTCAGCATGAATGACGACCCCGCCTTCGCCGCGCGCGCGATCGAGTGCGGCGCCAAGGGCTACGTCTCCAAGACCGGCGACCCCGACGACCTCGTCGAGGCGATCCGCGCCGTCGGAAGCGGCGGCACCTACCTTCCGACCGCGATCGCGCGCAGCATCGCCTTTGCGGGGCCGACGCTGGCGCAAAACCCGCTGTCGAAGCTGAACGCGCGCGAGATGGAGATCCTGCGGCTGCTCAGCGCCGGCAAGAGCCTGTCCGAGATCGCCTGGCTGGTGCAATCGTCCTACAAGACGGTCGCCAATACCTCGTCCATAATGCGCCAGAAGCTCGGGGTGAAGACCTCGGTCGAACTGGTGCGGCTGGCGATCGACAGCGGCGTCGCCTGA
- the fghA gene encoding S-formylglutathione hydrolase — protein sequence MTIQTVSTNKSHGGVQGVYRHASQATGTDMVFSVYIPPHADGAKLPVVWYLSGLTCTHANVTEKGEFRKACAELGLIFVAPDTSPRGPDVPGDANNAYDFGLGAGFYVDATQEPFARNYRMWSYVTDELPKLVAENFPVDARRQSVMGHSMGGHGALTVALRNPHRFRAASAFAPIVAPSLVPWGIKALSGYLGPNKDSWRNHDTVALIEDGAKFSGFLVDVGEADNFLKEQLKPELLEAACAKAGIPLTLRRQAGYDHSYYFISTFMSDHLHWHAARLTA from the coding sequence ATGACGATTCAGACTGTCTCGACCAACAAATCCCATGGCGGCGTGCAGGGCGTCTATCGCCACGCCAGCCAGGCGACCGGAACCGACATGGTGTTCTCGGTCTATATCCCGCCACATGCGGACGGCGCCAAACTGCCCGTGGTCTGGTACCTGTCCGGGCTCACCTGCACGCATGCCAACGTCACCGAGAAGGGCGAATTCCGCAAGGCTTGCGCCGAGCTCGGCCTGATCTTCGTCGCGCCCGACACCTCCCCGCGCGGGCCCGACGTGCCTGGCGATGCCAACAACGCCTATGATTTCGGCCTCGGGGCCGGCTTCTATGTGGACGCCACGCAAGAGCCGTTCGCGCGCAACTATCGCATGTGGAGCTACGTCACGGACGAGCTGCCGAAGCTCGTGGCGGAGAACTTCCCGGTCGATGCCAGGCGGCAATCGGTGATGGGGCACTCGATGGGCGGCCACGGCGCGTTGACGGTGGCGCTACGCAACCCGCACCGCTTTCGCGCAGCCAGCGCGTTTGCCCCGATCGTGGCGCCCTCGCTCGTGCCTTGGGGCATCAAGGCGCTGTCCGGCTATCTCGGGCCGAACAAGGATTCCTGGCGCAACCACGACACGGTGGCGCTGATCGAGGACGGCGCCAAGTTCTCCGGCTTCCTGGTCGACGTCGGCGAGGCCGACAATTTCCTGAAGGAGCAGCTCAAGCCGGAGCTGCTCGAGGCCGCCTGCGCCAAGGCCGGCATCCCGCTGACGCTGCGGCGCCAGGCGGGCTACGACCACAGCTATTATTTCATCTCGACCTTCATGAGCGATCACCTGCACTGGCATGCGGCAAGATTGACGGCGTGA
- a CDS encoding DUF3280 domain-containing protein → MTKLSGHATPHFVPARARPGITIMRALLAIAALLLTGAAALADPPKLAVFDFELIDTSLPGEFYGSKPEEARLVRISEQLRKELAESGKFQVLDIAPVREAARHANLQACGGCDLKLAGQLGADLEITGLVQKVSNLIINLNVYLRDVKTGNMITAASADMRGNTDESWSRTMSYLIRNRLLAPNYGKP, encoded by the coding sequence ATGACCAAATTGTCAGGCCATGCAACCCCGCATTTCGTCCCCGCGCGCGCACGGCCGGGAATCACGATCATGCGAGCACTGTTGGCGATCGCGGCTTTGCTGTTGACGGGCGCGGCCGCGCTCGCCGACCCGCCAAAACTCGCGGTGTTCGATTTCGAGCTGATCGACACCAGCCTGCCGGGCGAGTTCTACGGCTCCAAGCCGGAAGAGGCGCGACTCGTGCGCATCAGCGAGCAGCTGCGCAAGGAATTGGCAGAGTCGGGCAAGTTCCAGGTGCTCGACATCGCGCCGGTGCGGGAGGCCGCGCGTCACGCGAACCTGCAGGCCTGCGGCGGCTGCGACCTCAAGCTCGCCGGGCAGCTCGGTGCCGATTTGGAGATCACCGGCCTCGTGCAAAAGGTCTCGAACCTGATCATCAATCTCAACGTCTATCTGCGCGATGTGAAGACCGGCAACATGATCACCGCCGCCAGCGCCGACATGCGCGGCAACACGGATGAATCCTGGTCGCGCACCATGAGCTATCTCATCCGCAACCGCCTGCTGGCGCCGAATTACGGTAAGCCATGA
- a CDS encoding ABC transporter substrate-binding protein: MIRWLAGLIGFGLAATSALAADPVTVGVGYLGIAGTRSTLSLVEQPAENDGVAGARLAIEDNNTTGKFTGQRFTLEERRIREGEDVAQAATALAEKNGFIIADLPADALLKAADALRDRGTLLFNAGAIDERLREADCRANVIHTAPTRAMLADALGQYLVWKKWSRWLLVVGSHDEDRLFADALRRTAARFGAKIVQERTFEDKGGARRTDSGVTQIQRQIPVFTQQAPAYDVLVAADESEVFGAYLPYRTWDPRPVAGSAGLVPRSWDASQDQWGAIQMQNRFIKLNSRRMTALDMQAWTAVRMIGEATSRTNSGEVKKVTDFIKGPDFSVAAFKGTRLTLRDWNWQLRQPILLVDGRMVVSVSPQEGFLHQVSELDTLGYDRPESKCKLK; this comes from the coding sequence ATGATCCGATGGTTGGCCGGCCTGATCGGCTTTGGTCTTGCGGCGACGAGCGCGCTTGCGGCCGATCCCGTCACGGTCGGCGTCGGCTATCTCGGAATCGCCGGCACCCGATCGACGCTGTCGCTGGTCGAGCAGCCCGCCGAGAATGACGGCGTCGCCGGCGCGCGCCTTGCCATCGAGGACAACAACACCACCGGGAAATTCACCGGCCAGCGCTTCACGCTGGAGGAGCGCCGCATCAGGGAAGGCGAGGACGTGGCGCAGGCTGCGACCGCGCTCGCCGAGAAGAACGGCTTCATCATCGCCGACCTCCCCGCCGATGCGCTTCTGAAGGCCGCGGACGCCCTGCGCGACCGCGGCACGTTGCTGTTCAACGCCGGCGCGATCGACGAGCGGCTGCGCGAGGCCGATTGCCGCGCCAACGTCATCCACACCGCGCCGACGCGCGCGATGCTGGCGGACGCACTCGGCCAATATCTGGTGTGGAAGAAGTGGTCGCGCTGGCTGCTGGTGGTCGGCTCGCACGACGAGGACAGGCTGTTCGCCGATGCGCTCCGGCGAACCGCGGCGCGGTTCGGTGCCAAGATCGTGCAGGAGCGGACCTTCGAGGACAAGGGCGGCGCGCGGCGCACCGATAGCGGCGTGACGCAGATCCAGCGCCAGATTCCTGTCTTCACGCAACAGGCGCCGGCCTATGACGTGCTGGTCGCCGCCGACGAGAGTGAGGTGTTCGGCGCCTATCTGCCCTATCGCACCTGGGATCCGCGTCCGGTCGCCGGCTCGGCCGGCCTCGTGCCGCGCAGCTGGGACGCATCGCAGGACCAATGGGGCGCGATCCAGATGCAGAACCGCTTCATCAAGCTGAATTCGCGGCGGATGACCGCGCTCGACATGCAGGCCTGGACCGCGGTGCGCATGATCGGCGAAGCCACCTCGCGCACCAATTCCGGCGAGGTCAAGAAGGTCACCGATTTCATCAAGGGCCCGGATTTCTCCGTCGCCGCCTTCAAGGGCACGCGGCTGACCTTGCGCGACTGGAATTGGCAGCTGCGCCAGCCGATCCTCCTGGTCGACGGCCGCATGGTGGTATCGGTGTCGCCGCAGGAAGGATTCCTGCACCAGGTCTCCGAGCTCGACACGCTCGGCTACGATCGCCCGGAGAGCAAATGCAAGCTGAAATGA
- a CDS encoding YVTN family beta-propeller repeat protein has translation MLRMWRVGLLSGLAFAAAPAHAFIAYVSNEKSNTVSVIDTDSWTVTKTIKVGQRPRGIDFTRDGKFVMVAVGDDDTIQVIDTKTQSVVDSLPSGPDPELFAQDAAGKILYVANENDNTVTVIDLEKRTRLGDIQVGVEPEGMTISPDGKTLINTSETTNMAHFIDTSSRQIVANVLVDARPRFAEYKHDSSEVWVSSEIGGTVSIIDPKKHEVIGKVTFEIPGLRKEAIQPVGIGMTKDDKTAFVALGPANRIAVVDVASRKVTKYLLVGQRVWHMAFTPDEKYLLTTNGVSNDVSVIDVAAQKVIKTIQVGELPWGIAIAP, from the coding sequence ATGTTGCGCATGTGGCGTGTGGGGCTTCTGTCCGGGCTGGCGTTCGCCGCGGCGCCCGCGCATGCTTTCATCGCCTATGTCTCGAACGAGAAGAGCAACACGGTCTCGGTGATCGATACCGACAGCTGGACCGTGACCAAGACCATCAAGGTCGGCCAGCGTCCGCGCGGCATCGATTTCACCCGCGACGGCAAGTTCGTGATGGTCGCGGTCGGTGACGACGACACCATCCAGGTGATCGACACCAAGACGCAAAGCGTGGTGGACAGCCTGCCCTCCGGACCCGACCCCGAGCTGTTCGCGCAGGATGCGGCCGGCAAGATCCTCTATGTCGCCAACGAGAACGACAACACGGTGACGGTGATCGACCTCGAGAAGCGCACCCGGCTCGGCGATATCCAGGTCGGCGTCGAGCCCGAGGGCATGACCATCAGCCCGGACGGCAAGACGCTGATCAACACGTCCGAGACAACCAACATGGCGCATTTCATCGACACGTCGTCGCGCCAGATCGTCGCCAACGTGCTGGTCGACGCGCGGCCGCGCTTTGCCGAGTACAAGCACGATTCTTCGGAGGTCTGGGTGTCCTCGGAGATCGGCGGCACCGTCTCGATCATCGACCCCAAAAAGCACGAGGTGATCGGCAAGGTCACGTTCGAGATCCCGGGCCTGCGGAAGGAGGCGATCCAGCCGGTCGGGATCGGCATGACCAAGGACGACAAGACCGCCTTCGTCGCGCTCGGCCCCGCCAACCGCATCGCCGTGGTCGACGTCGCCTCGCGCAAGGTGACGAAATATCTCCTGGTCGGGCAGCGGGTCTGGCACATGGCGTTCACGCCGGACGAGAAATATTTGCTCACCACCAACGGCGTGTCGAACGATGTCTCCGTCATCGACGTTGCCGCGCAAAAAGTGATCAAGACCATTCAGGTGGGCGAACTGCCCTGGGGCATTGCGATCGCGCCATGA
- a CDS encoding ABC transporter ATP-binding protein: MTSPAPIAEPQQTPRPGAATVPALSIEGVSHAYGLRRALTDVSFNVQPASFTALLGLNGAGKSTLFSLITRLFGIQSGRVGIFGHDVSKSPGEALRLLGVVFQPRTLDLDLSLTQNLLYHAALHGIGRRDASARSAELLGRIGLADRAASKVRDLSGGQMRRLEIARALLHRPRLLLLDEPTVGLDVKARADIISHVRQLVTEQGIGVLWATHLFDEIMPSDDLVVLHQGKVLAQGPMSRVVAEAGAQDVNTAFMRLTGAQTMPGGGA; encoded by the coding sequence ATGACCAGCCCTGCCCCGATCGCCGAACCGCAGCAGACGCCGAGACCGGGAGCGGCCACGGTGCCGGCGTTGTCGATCGAGGGCGTCAGCCATGCCTATGGTCTGCGGCGCGCCTTGACGGACGTGTCCTTCAATGTGCAGCCCGCGAGCTTCACGGCGCTGCTGGGACTCAACGGCGCCGGCAAGAGCACGCTGTTCTCGCTGATCACGCGCCTGTTCGGCATCCAGTCCGGCCGCGTCGGCATTTTCGGGCACGACGTCAGCAAGAGCCCCGGCGAGGCGCTGCGGCTGCTCGGGGTCGTGTTCCAGCCGCGCACGCTCGATCTCGACCTGTCGCTGACGCAGAACCTGCTCTATCACGCCGCGCTGCATGGCATCGGCCGCCGCGACGCCTCGGCGCGCAGCGCCGAGCTGCTCGGGCGCATCGGCCTTGCCGATCGCGCCGCGAGCAAGGTGCGCGACCTCTCGGGCGGACAGATGCGGCGGCTGGAGATCGCGCGGGCGCTGCTGCATCGGCCGCGCCTCTTGCTGCTCGACGAGCCGACCGTCGGCCTCGACGTCAAGGCGCGCGCCGACATCATCAGCCACGTCCGCCAGCTCGTGACCGAGCAAGGCATCGGCGTGCTCTGGGCCACGCACCTGTTCGACGAGATCATGCCCAGCGACGATCTCGTGGTGCTGCACCAGGGAAAGGTGCTGGCGCAGGGGCCGATGAGCCGCGTCGTCGCGGAGGCCGGTGCGCAGGACGTCAACACCGCCTTCATGCGCCTGACCGGCGCGCAAACCATGCCTGGAGGCGGCGCATGA
- a CDS encoding ABC transporter permease, which translates to MSSITTREAPRGFSLSEYMTCLTGIVWREGLRFLHQRERFVSALVRPLVWLFIFAAGFRQVLGISIIPPYETYILYEVYIAPGLMAMIQLFNGMQSSLSMVYDREMGNMRTLLVSPLPRGFLLFCKLLAGTAVSLLQVYAFLLIAWLWDITPPPQGYLTVLPALILSGLMLGSLGMLISSGIKQLENFAGVMNFVIFPMFFASSALYPLWRVQEGSPYLYYLCEANPFTHAVELIRFALYGQVNWISLAVVATCTIVFMIGAILAYDPSRGLARRGPAGGEG; encoded by the coding sequence ATGAGCAGCATCACAACGCGCGAGGCGCCGCGGGGATTTTCGCTCTCCGAGTACATGACCTGCCTCACTGGCATCGTCTGGCGCGAGGGGCTGCGCTTCCTGCATCAGCGCGAGCGCTTCGTCTCGGCACTGGTGCGTCCCCTGGTGTGGCTGTTCATCTTTGCCGCCGGCTTCCGCCAGGTGCTCGGCATCTCCATCATCCCGCCCTACGAGACCTACATCCTCTACGAGGTCTATATCGCCCCCGGGCTGATGGCGATGATCCAGCTCTTCAACGGCATGCAGTCCTCGCTGTCGATGGTCTATGACCGCGAGATGGGCAACATGCGAACGCTCCTGGTGAGCCCATTGCCGCGGGGCTTCCTGTTGTTCTGCAAGCTGCTCGCGGGCACCGCGGTATCGCTGCTCCAGGTTTATGCGTTCCTGCTGATCGCCTGGCTCTGGGACATCACCCCGCCGCCCCAGGGCTATCTCACCGTGCTGCCGGCGCTGATCCTGTCGGGGCTGATGCTGGGCTCGCTCGGCATGCTGATCTCGTCGGGCATCAAGCAGCTGGAGAACTTCGCCGGTGTCATGAACTTCGTGATCTTCCCGATGTTCTTCGCCTCCTCCGCGCTCTACCCGCTCTGGCGGGTGCAGGAGGGCAGCCCCTATCTCTATTATCTGTGCGAGGCCAATCCGTTCACCCATGCGGTTGAGCTGATCCGCTTCGCGCTGTATGGCCAGGTCAACTGGATCTCGCTGGCGGTGGTCGCGACCTGCACAATCGTCTTCATGATCGGCGCGATCCTGGCCTATGATCCCTCGCGCGGGCTGGCGCGACGCGGGCCTGCGGGAGGCGAAGGATGA